A stretch of the Egicoccus sp. AB-alg6-2 genome encodes the following:
- the tuf gene encoding elongation factor Tu, translated as MAKEKFERTKPHMNIGTIGHVDHGKTTLTAAITNVLHKHNPNVQSMAFDAIDKAPEERERGITINVSHVEYETDARHYAHVDAPGHADYVKNMITGAAQMDGAILVVSAADGPMPQTREHVLLARQVGVPKLIVALNKVDMVDDEELLELVEMEVRELLDSYDFPGDDTPVVRVSALRALEGDEAYESAIMELMGAVDEFFVEPERALDKPFIMPIEDVFSITGRGTVVTGRIEGGKVNVGDTIEIIGLKDTTSTTVTGVEMFRKLLDEGMAGDNVGVLLRGTKKEDVERGQVLAAPGSITPHTDFEAQVYILSKEEGGRHTPFFNNYRPQFYFRTTDVTGAVTLPDGVEMVMPGDNTEMTVELIQPIAMDEGLKFAIREGGRTVGAGRVTKILK; from the coding sequence ATGGCCAAGGAGAAGTTCGAGCGGACCAAGCCGCACATGAATATCGGCACGATTGGTCACGTCGATCATGGGAAGACGACGTTGACGGCGGCGATCACGAATGTGTTGCACAAGCACAATCCGAATGTGCAGTCGATGGCGTTTGATGCGATCGACAAGGCGCCTGAGGAGCGTGAGCGTGGGATCACGATCAATGTGTCGCATGTGGAGTATGAGACCGATGCGCGTCACTATGCGCATGTGGATGCTCCCGGGCACGCCGATTATGTGAAGAACATGATCACGGGTGCGGCGCAGATGGATGGGGCGATCCTGGTGGTGTCGGCGGCGGATGGTCCGATGCCGCAGACGCGTGAGCATGTGTTGTTGGCGCGTCAGGTTGGGGTGCCCAAGTTGATCGTGGCGCTCAACAAGGTCGACATGGTCGATGATGAGGAGTTGCTCGAGCTGGTGGAGATGGAGGTGCGTGAGCTCCTCGATTCCTACGATTTCCCGGGTGATGACACGCCGGTGGTTCGGGTGTCGGCTCTGCGTGCGCTCGAGGGTGATGAGGCGTACGAGTCGGCGATCATGGAGTTGATGGGTGCGGTCGACGAGTTCTTCGTCGAGCCCGAGCGGGCGTTGGACAAGCCGTTCATCATGCCGATCGAGGATGTGTTTTCGATCACGGGTCGTGGCACGGTGGTCACGGGTCGGATCGAGGGTGGCAAGGTCAACGTGGGTGACACGATCGAGATCATCGGTCTCAAGGACACCACGTCGACGACGGTGACCGGTGTGGAGATGTTCCGCAAGTTGCTCGATGAGGGCATGGCGGGCGACAACGTGGGTGTGTTGTTGCGTGGGACCAAGAAGGAGGATGTGGAGCGGGGTCAGGTGCTCGCTGCGCCGGGTTCGATCACGCCGCACACCGATTTCGAGGCGCAGGTGTACATCCTGTCCAAGGAAGAGGGTGGCCGTCACACGCCGTTCTTCAACAACTATCGGCCGCAGTTCTATTTCCGGACCACGGATGTGACCGGTGCGGTCACGTTGCCTGATGGTGTGGAGATGGTGATGCCGGGTGACAACACCGAGATGACGGTGGAGTTGATCCAGCCGATCGCGATGGACGAGGGTCTGAAGTTCGCCATCCGTGAGGGTGGCCGCACCGTTGGTGCTGGCCGCGTCACCAAGATCCTCAAGTAA
- a CDS encoding DNA-directed RNA polymerase subunit beta', protein MLDVNHFDSLRISLAEAPQIRMWSNGEVKKPETINYRTLKPEKDGLFCEKIFGPTRDWECYCGKYKRVRFKGIICERCGVEVTRAKVRRERMGHIELAAPVTHIWYLKGVPSRLGYLLDMSPKDLEKVIYFAAYVITSVDADKRHDALPELEEEIKAEKLEIEKMLEVDRQELLAQLEATLAELEAEGAKADVVKKERKEIEKQLKTVSVRATNEIEHLDKVLDTFKKLSVKQLIQEELVYRDMRDRFGDYFSGGMGAEAVRALLDGLDLEAEAVELRTTIAEGKGQKKQRATKRLKVVEALRKTANKPRSMVLEAIPVIPPDLRPMVQLDGGRFATSDLNDLYRRVINRNNRLKRLLDLGAPEIIVNNEKRMLQEAVDALFDNGRRGRPVTGPGNRPLKSLSDMLKGKQGRFRQNLLGKRVDYSGRSVIVVGPQLRMHQCGLPKQMALELFKPFVMKRLVDLNYAQNIKSAKRMVERQRAQVWDVLEEVIADHPVLLNRAPTLHRLGIQAFMPTLVEGKAIQLHPLVCTAFNADFDGDQMAVHLPLSAEAQSEARILMLAPHNILSPATGRPIASPTQDMVLGIYWLTFTEADTSADRDPTGLPVFSSMGEVERALDDKVIHVKDAIVLRVRNKELAPEDRPAAYREDDEAWAEMRDSGDPVRIITTAGRAIFNEALPANYAYVNETVTKARAGDIINQCTDQFPRWQVVEVLDAMKDLGYKNATKAGVTVAIADVETPAMKADVLGESEDRAAKIEKQFSRGVITDNERRQELIEIWTEATSRVADAMEKNFKATNPFFMMANSGARGNMTQLRQIAAMRGLVANPKGEIIPRPIKANFREGLSVLEYFISTHGARKGLADTALRTADSGYLTRRLVDVSQDLIIREEDCGTDRGVEAVVGEHDSQTLYGRVMARDVLVPGTDEVLLGAGTLVIDTGVRRLRSALVKGIHPDTGEELQTKATDEDRIVRVRSVLTCETEIGVCRSCYGELLANGAMVDMGEAVGIVAAQSIGEPGTQLTMRTFHTGGVASADDITQGLPRVVELFEARSPRGKAEIARIAGKVEIEETDRGRILRIHGARDQVDEHELVRGARLFRSDDGTVEIADGTHVEVGQQLTSGAIDPHELLEVLGVRTSQLHLVKEVQDVYRSQGVPIHDKHVELIVRQMFRRVNVVDPGDTTFLPGDNIDRVKFKKENDRVLAEGGQPAAGRQMLMGITKASLATDSWLSAASFQETTRVLTEAALESASDPLVGLKENVIIGKLIPAGTGLPEYGAIEVGHTEMPEQALPADIAEFLASTESYEGDGSWGFDGGWGFEDFPGDAGQQQ, encoded by the coding sequence ATGCTGGACGTAAACCACTTCGATTCGCTCCGGATCTCGTTGGCGGAGGCGCCGCAGATCCGGATGTGGTCCAACGGTGAGGTCAAGAAGCCCGAGACCATCAACTACCGCACGCTCAAGCCGGAGAAGGACGGGCTCTTCTGCGAGAAGATCTTCGGTCCCACCCGGGACTGGGAGTGCTACTGCGGCAAGTACAAGCGCGTGCGCTTCAAGGGCATCATCTGCGAGCGCTGCGGCGTCGAGGTGACCCGCGCCAAGGTCCGGCGTGAGCGCATGGGCCACATCGAGCTCGCCGCTCCCGTGACCCACATCTGGTACCTCAAGGGTGTGCCGTCGCGTCTGGGCTACCTGCTCGACATGAGCCCGAAGGACCTCGAGAAGGTCATCTACTTCGCGGCCTACGTCATCACCTCCGTCGACGCCGACAAGCGCCACGACGCGCTGCCCGAGCTCGAGGAAGAGATCAAGGCCGAGAAGCTCGAGATCGAGAAGATGCTCGAGGTCGACCGCCAGGAGCTGCTCGCGCAGCTCGAGGCGACCCTGGCCGAACTCGAGGCCGAGGGCGCCAAGGCCGACGTGGTCAAGAAGGAACGCAAGGAGATCGAGAAGCAGCTCAAGACGGTCTCCGTCCGCGCGACCAACGAGATCGAGCACCTCGACAAGGTGCTGGACACCTTCAAGAAGCTCTCGGTCAAGCAGCTCATCCAGGAGGAGCTGGTCTACCGCGACATGCGCGACCGCTTCGGCGACTACTTCAGCGGCGGCATGGGGGCCGAGGCCGTCCGGGCACTGCTCGACGGACTCGACCTCGAAGCCGAGGCCGTGGAACTGCGCACCACCATCGCCGAGGGCAAGGGCCAGAAGAAGCAGCGCGCCACCAAGCGCCTCAAGGTCGTCGAGGCCCTGCGCAAGACGGCCAACAAGCCGCGCTCGATGGTGCTCGAGGCGATCCCGGTCATCCCGCCGGACCTGCGCCCGATGGTGCAGCTCGACGGTGGCCGGTTCGCGACCTCCGACCTCAACGACCTGTACCGCCGCGTGATCAACCGCAACAACCGGTTGAAGCGTCTGCTCGACCTCGGCGCGCCCGAGATCATCGTCAACAACGAGAAGCGGATGCTGCAGGAGGCCGTCGACGCACTGTTCGACAACGGCCGCCGTGGACGTCCGGTGACCGGACCGGGCAACCGTCCGCTCAAGTCGCTCTCGGACATGCTCAAGGGCAAGCAGGGCCGCTTCCGTCAGAACCTGCTCGGCAAGCGCGTCGACTACTCGGGCCGCTCGGTCATCGTCGTCGGCCCGCAGCTGCGCATGCACCAGTGCGGACTGCCGAAGCAGATGGCGCTGGAGCTGTTCAAGCCCTTCGTCATGAAGCGCCTCGTCGACCTCAACTACGCGCAGAACATCAAGAGCGCGAAGCGGATGGTCGAGCGGCAGCGTGCCCAGGTCTGGGACGTCCTCGAAGAGGTCATCGCCGACCACCCGGTGCTGCTCAACCGTGCGCCGACCCTGCACCGCCTCGGCATCCAGGCCTTCATGCCGACCCTGGTCGAGGGCAAGGCCATCCAGCTGCACCCGCTGGTGTGCACCGCCTTCAACGCCGACTTCGACGGTGACCAGATGGCGGTCCACCTGCCGCTGTCGGCCGAGGCCCAGTCCGAGGCCCGCATCCTGATGCTGGCCCCGCACAACATCCTGTCGCCGGCGACCGGTCGTCCGATCGCCTCGCCGACCCAGGACATGGTGCTCGGGATCTACTGGCTGACGTTCACCGAGGCGGACACCTCCGCCGACCGCGACCCGACCGGCCTGCCCGTCTTCAGCTCCATGGGCGAGGTCGAGCGTGCGCTCGACGACAAGGTGATCCACGTCAAGGACGCGATCGTGTTGCGCGTGCGCAACAAGGAGCTCGCGCCCGAGGACCGTCCGGCGGCCTACCGCGAGGACGACGAGGCGTGGGCCGAGATGCGCGACTCGGGTGACCCCGTGCGCATCATCACCACCGCCGGTCGGGCCATCTTCAACGAGGCACTGCCGGCCAACTACGCCTACGTCAACGAGACCGTGACCAAGGCCCGCGCCGGCGACATCATCAACCAGTGCACGGACCAGTTCCCGCGCTGGCAGGTCGTCGAGGTGCTCGACGCGATGAAGGACCTCGGCTACAAGAACGCCACCAAGGCGGGCGTGACCGTGGCCATCGCCGACGTCGAGACCCCCGCGATGAAGGCCGACGTCCTCGGCGAGTCCGAGGACCGTGCCGCCAAGATCGAGAAGCAGTTCAGCCGCGGTGTCATCACCGACAACGAGCGGCGCCAGGAACTGATCGAGATCTGGACCGAGGCCACCAGCCGGGTCGCGGACGCCATGGAGAAGAACTTCAAGGCGACCAACCCGTTCTTCATGATGGCCAACTCCGGCGCCCGAGGGAACATGACCCAGCTGCGGCAGATCGCCGCCATGCGTGGGCTCGTGGCAAACCCGAAGGGTGAGATCATCCCGCGGCCGATCAAGGCGAACTTCCGCGAGGGCCTGTCCGTGCTGGAGTACTTCATCTCCACGCACGGTGCCCGTAAGGGCCTGGCCGACACCGCACTGCGTACCGCCGACTCGGGCTACCTGACGCGCCGGCTGGTCGACGTCTCCCAGGACCTCATCATCCGCGAGGAGGACTGTGGGACCGACCGCGGTGTCGAGGCGGTCGTCGGCGAGCACGACTCGCAGACGCTCTACGGCCGGGTCATGGCGCGTGACGTCCTGGTCCCCGGTACCGACGAGGTGCTGCTCGGCGCCGGCACCTTGGTGATCGACACCGGTGTCCGTCGTCTGCGCTCCGCCCTGGTCAAGGGGATCCACCCCGACACCGGCGAGGAACTGCAGACCAAGGCGACCGACGAGGACCGCATCGTGCGCGTGCGCTCGGTGCTGACCTGCGAGACCGAGATCGGCGTCTGCCGTTCGTGCTACGGCGAACTGCTCGCCAACGGCGCGATGGTGGACATGGGCGAGGCGGTCGGCATCGTCGCCGCCCAGTCCATCGGTGAGCCGGGCACCCAGCTGACCATGCGTACGTTCCACACCGGTGGTGTGGCGTCGGCCGACGACATCACGCAGGGTCTTCCGCGTGTCGTCGAGCTGTTCGAGGCCCGCTCGCCGCGAGGCAAGGCCGAGATCGCCCGTATCGCCGGCAAGGTCGAGATCGAGGAGACCGACCGGGGTCGCATCCTGCGCATCCACGGTGCCCGCGACCAGGTCGACGAGCACGAACTGGTGCGCGGTGCGCGTCTGTTCCGCTCCGACGACGGCACGGTCGAGATCGCCGACGGCACCCACGTCGAGGTCGGCCAGCAGCTGACCTCGGGCGCCATCGACCCCCACGAGCTGCTCGAGGTCCTCGGGGTACGCACGTCGCAGCTGCACCTCGTCAAGGAGGTGCAGGACGTCTACCGCTCGCAGGGTGTGCCGATCCACGACAAGCACGTCGAGCTGATCGTGCGCCAGATGTTCCGCCGCGTGAACGTGGTGGACCCGGGCGACACGACCTTCCTGCCGGGCGACAACATCGACCGGGTGAAGTTCAAGAAGGAGAACGACCGCGTGCTGGCCGAAGGCGGGCAGCCCGCGGCCGGTCGCCAGATGCTGATGGGCATCACCAAGGCGTCGCTGGCCACGGATTCGTGGCTGTCGGCGGCCTCCTTCCAAGAGACCACCCGCGTGCTCACCGAAGCCGCCCTCGAGTCCGCCTCGGACCCGCTGGTCGGCCTCAAGGAGAACGTCATCATCGGCAAGCTCATCCCGGCCGGGACGGGGCTGCCGGAGTACGGCGCGATCGAGGTGGGCCACACCGAGATGCCCGAGCAGGCGCTGCCGGCCGACATCGCGGAGTTCCTCGCTTCGACCGAGTCCTACGAGGGCGACGGGTCGTGGGGCTTCGACGGCGGCTGGGGGTTCGAGGACTTCCCGGGCGACGCCGGCCAACAGCAGTAA
- the fusA gene encoding elongation factor G, producing the protein MAVKRTVKLEKLRNIGIMAHIDAGKTTTTERILFYTGKSYKIGEVHDGAATMDWMVQEQERGITITSAATTCAWGDTTINIIDTPGHVDFTVEVERSLRVLDGAVTVFDGVAGVEPQSETVWRQADKYGVPRICFVNKLDRTGASFEYSFNSIQERLTPNAVRAQLPIGLEDQLEGVIDLVEMRGIVWKGEDLGASFEYVEVPAELKDEAETYRAELMEKVAETDETLLEAFFDNGELTVEQLKTGLRKATINNQLVPVFCGSAFKNKGVQPLLDAVVDYLPSPLEVPPIRGTNPKTGEEIIRKPADDEPFAALAFKVMTDPYVGTLTFARVYSGTLEAGSHVINVTKGSKQRVGRILQMHANHREENTACMTGDIVALVGLKDTTTGDTVTTAESQVLLESMEFPDPVIEIAVEPKTKTDQEKLSTALQKLAEEDPTFRVKTDEETGQTLIGGMGELHLEIIVDRLLREFKVEANVGRPQVAYREAVKKKVEKVDLKYARQTGGRGQYGHVVIDVEPLTPELKTELGIEEEDHYFFENKTVGGSVPKEYVGSVDQGIQEALGSGILAGYPLVDVKVTLVDGSYHDVDSSEMAFKIAGSMAIKEACRKAGIQLLEPVMDVEVTTPDDFMGDVMGDLSGRRGLIQGSGPRGHATVINARVPLSEMFGYATDVRSMTQGRASYTMQFGAYEPAPNSIQEEIVAKIRGE; encoded by the coding sequence ATGGCCGTCAAGCGCACCGTGAAGCTCGAGAAGCTTCGCAACATCGGCATCATGGCGCACATCGATGCCGGGAAGACCACCACGACCGAACGCATCCTCTTCTACACCGGGAAGTCCTACAAGATCGGTGAGGTGCACGACGGCGCCGCCACCATGGACTGGATGGTGCAGGAGCAGGAGCGCGGCATCACCATCACGTCGGCCGCCACCACCTGCGCGTGGGGCGACACGACGATCAACATCATCGACACGCCGGGCCACGTCGACTTCACCGTCGAGGTGGAGCGTTCGCTGCGCGTGCTCGACGGTGCGGTCACCGTCTTCGACGGTGTGGCGGGTGTCGAGCCGCAGTCGGAGACCGTGTGGCGCCAGGCCGACAAGTACGGCGTGCCGCGCATCTGCTTCGTCAACAAGCTCGACCGCACCGGTGCCTCCTTCGAGTACTCGTTCAACTCGATCCAGGAGCGCCTGACCCCCAACGCCGTCCGGGCGCAGCTGCCCATCGGCCTCGAGGACCAGCTCGAGGGCGTCATCGACCTCGTCGAGATGCGCGGGATCGTCTGGAAGGGCGAGGACCTCGGCGCCTCCTTCGAGTACGTCGAGGTGCCCGCCGAACTCAAGGACGAGGCCGAGACCTACCGCGCCGAGCTGATGGAGAAGGTCGCCGAGACCGACGAGACCCTGCTCGAGGCGTTCTTCGACAACGGCGAACTCACCGTCGAACAGCTCAAGACCGGCCTGCGCAAGGCCACGATCAACAACCAGCTCGTGCCGGTCTTCTGTGGCTCGGCGTTCAAGAACAAGGGCGTGCAGCCCCTGCTCGACGCCGTCGTCGACTACCTGCCCTCGCCGCTCGAGGTGCCGCCGATCCGCGGCACCAACCCGAAGACGGGCGAGGAGATCATCCGCAAGCCCGCCGACGACGAGCCGTTCGCCGCACTCGCGTTCAAGGTCATGACCGACCCCTATGTCGGCACCCTGACCTTCGCCCGCGTCTACTCGGGCACGCTCGAGGCCGGCTCGCACGTCATCAACGTCACCAAGGGCTCCAAGCAGCGCGTCGGCCGCATCCTGCAGATGCACGCCAACCACCGCGAGGAGAACACCGCCTGCATGACCGGCGACATCGTCGCGCTGGTCGGCCTCAAGGACACGACCACCGGTGACACCGTCACCACGGCCGAGTCACAGGTGCTGCTCGAGTCGATGGAGTTCCCCGACCCCGTCATCGAGATCGCGGTCGAGCCCAAGACCAAGACCGACCAGGAGAAGCTCTCCACGGCGCTGCAGAAGCTCGCCGAGGAGGACCCGACCTTCCGCGTCAAGACCGACGAGGAGACCGGGCAGACCCTGATCGGCGGCATGGGTGAGCTCCACCTCGAGATCATCGTCGACCGGCTCCTGCGCGAGTTCAAGGTCGAGGCCAACGTCGGTCGCCCGCAGGTCGCCTACCGCGAGGCCGTGAAGAAGAAGGTCGAGAAGGTCGACCTCAAGTACGCCCGCCAGACCGGTGGTCGCGGTCAGTACGGCCACGTCGTCATCGACGTCGAGCCGTTGACCCCCGAGCTCAAGACCGAGCTCGGCATCGAGGAAGAGGACCACTACTTCTTCGAGAACAAGACCGTCGGCGGTTCCGTGCCCAAGGAGTACGTGGGCTCGGTCGACCAGGGCATCCAGGAGGCACTCGGTTCCGGCATCCTGGCCGGCTACCCGCTCGTCGACGTCAAGGTGACGTTGGTGGACGGCAGCTACCACGACGTCGACTCCTCCGAGATGGCGTTCAAGATCGCCGGCTCCATGGCCATCAAGGAGGCCTGCCGCAAGGCCGGCATCCAGCTCCTCGAGCCGGTCATGGACGTCGAGGTCACCACGCCCGACGACTTCATGGGTGACGTCATGGGTGACCTCTCCGGTCGCCGCGGCCTGATCCAGGGCTCCGGCCCGCGCGGTCACGCCACCGTCATCAACGCACGGGTCCCGCTGTCGGAGATGTTCGGGTACGCGACCGACGTCCGCTCGATGACCCAGGGCCGTGCCAGCTACACGATGCAGTTCGGCGCGTACGAGCCGGCCCCCAACAGCATCCAGGAAGAGATCGTCGCCAAGATCCGCGGCGAGTGA
- the rplC gene encoding 50S ribosomal protein L3 yields MASKGILGTKLGMTQVFDEDNRIVPVTVVQADPNTVTQVKTTETDGYVAVQLAYGTRKHTNKPMAGHLAKASVDSARVLAELRLTNGDELPEVGTSIGVDTFAKGDVIDVTGTSKGKGYAGVMKRHNFRGMGDGHGVKKKNRHPGSVGNASTPGRTFKGQRMAGRMGGERVTVQNLEVVDVDTEHNLILVKGALPGSDGGVVFIKSAVKARKGGEA; encoded by the coding sequence ATGGCTTCCAAGGGCATCTTGGGGACCAAGCTCGGCATGACCCAGGTATTCGACGAGGACAACAGGATCGTCCCCGTCACCGTGGTCCAGGCCGATCCCAACACCGTGACCCAGGTCAAGACGACCGAGACCGACGGCTACGTCGCGGTCCAGCTCGCCTATGGCACCCGCAAGCACACCAACAAGCCGATGGCCGGCCACCTCGCCAAGGCGAGCGTGGACAGCGCCCGCGTGCTCGCCGAGCTGCGCCTCACCAACGGCGACGAACTGCCCGAGGTCGGCACCAGCATCGGCGTCGACACCTTCGCCAAGGGTGACGTCATCGACGTGACCGGCACCAGCAAGGGCAAGGGCTACGCCGGTGTCATGAAGCGGCACAACTTCCGCGGCATGGGCGACGGTCACGGCGTCAAGAAGAAGAACCGCCACCCGGGCTCGGTCGGCAACGCCTCGACCCCGGGGCGCACCTTCAAGGGCCAGCGCATGGCGGGCCGCATGGGTGGCGAACGCGTCACCGTGCAAAACCTCGAGGTCGTGGACGTCGACACCGAGCACAACCTGATCCTGGTCAAGGGCGCGCTGCCCGGCTCGGACGGCGGGGTCGTGTTCATCAAGTCGGCGGTCAAGGCGCGGAAGGGCGGTGAGGCCTGA
- the rpsJ gene encoding 30S ribosomal protein S10, whose amino-acid sequence MAADQKIRIRLKAYDHEVLDRSAREIVDTVEATGAHVTGPVPLPTERNVWAVIRSPHKYKDSREHFEMRTHKRLIDIHQPTQKTIDKLMGLSLPAGVDIEIKL is encoded by the coding sequence ATGGCTGCTGATCAGAAGATCCGGATTCGCCTGAAGGCGTACGACCACGAGGTCCTGGACCGTTCCGCGCGCGAGATCGTGGACACGGTCGAGGCGACCGGGGCGCACGTCACCGGGCCGGTCCCGTTGCCGACCGAGCGCAACGTGTGGGCGGTCATCCGCTCGCCCCACAAGTACAAGGACTCGCGCGAGCACTTCGAGATGCGCACCCACAAGCGCCTCATCGACATCCACCAGCCGACGCAGAAGACCATCGACAAGCTGATGGGCCTCTCGCTGCCGGCCGGCGTGGACATCGAGATCAAGCTCTAG
- the rpsL gene encoding 30S ribosomal protein S12: MPTIQQLVRKGRTSKAKKNKTLALKGSPQRRGVCTRVYTTTPKKPNSALRKVCRVRLTSGIEVTAYIPGEGHNLQEHSMVLVRGGRVKDLPGVRYKVIRGTLDAAPVRDRKQSRSRYGVKKEG, translated from the coding sequence ATGCCCACCATCCAGCAGCTGGTGCGCAAGGGCCGCACGTCCAAGGCGAAGAAGAACAAGACGCTGGCGCTCAAGGGATCGCCACAGCGTCGCGGCGTCTGCACGCGCGTCTACACCACCACCCCGAAGAAGCCGAACTCGGCACTCCGCAAGGTCTGCCGTGTTCGGCTGACCTCCGGCATCGAGGTCACGGCCTACATCCCGGGTGAGGGCCACAACCTGCAGGAGCACTCGATGGTGCTCGTGCGCGGCGGTCGTGTGAAGGACCTGCCGGGTGTCCGTTACAAGGTCATCCGCGGCACGCTCGACGCCGCCCCGGTGCGCGACCGCAAGCAGTCGCGGTCCCGCTACGGCGTGAAGAAGGAGGGCTGA
- the rpsG gene encoding 30S ribosomal protein S7: MPRKGSPGRRKITPDPKYGSVLVTQLTNRIMRDGKRSVAERIVYDALANIGNRTQGGDPISVLKRAIENVKPQLEVKSRRVGGATYQVPIEVRPARSTTLALRWVVGYARIRREHTMSERLAGELLDASNGIGAAVKRREDTHKMAEANRAFAHYRW; the protein is encoded by the coding sequence ATGCCTCGCAAGGGTTCCCCCGGCCGCCGCAAGATCACGCCGGACCCGAAGTACGGGTCGGTGCTGGTCACGCAGCTGACCAACCGCATCATGCGCGACGGCAAGCGCTCGGTCGCCGAGCGCATCGTCTACGACGCGCTCGCCAACATCGGCAACCGCACCCAGGGCGGCGACCCGATCTCCGTGCTCAAGCGCGCGATCGAGAACGTCAAGCCCCAGCTCGAGGTCAAGTCCCGCCGCGTCGGTGGTGCCACCTACCAGGTGCCCATCGAGGTCCGGCCGGCCCGCTCGACCACGCTGGCCCTGCGCTGGGTCGTGGGCTACGCCCGCATCCGCCGTGAGCACACCATGTCCGAGCGCCTCGCCGGCGAGCTGCTCGATGCCTCCAACGGCATCGGCGCCGCGGTCAAGCGCCGCGAGGACACCCACAAGATGGCCGAGGCCAACCGCGCCTTCGCCCACTACCGCTGGTGA